One window from the genome of Cricetulus griseus strain 17A/GY chromosome 2, alternate assembly CriGri-PICRH-1.0, whole genome shotgun sequence encodes:
- the Tppp gene encoding tubulin polymerization-promoting protein: MADSKAKPAKAANKTPPKSPGEPAKDKAAKRLSLESEGANEGAAAAPELSALEEAFRRFAVHGDTRATGKEMHGKNWSKLCKDCHVIDGKNVTVTDVDIVFSKIKGKSCRTITFEQFQEALEELAKKRFKDKSSEEAVREVHRLIEGRSPVISGVTKAVSSPTVSRLTDTTKFTGSHKERFDQSGKGKGKAGRVDLVDESGYVPGYKHAGTYDQKVQGGK, encoded by the exons ATGGCTGACAGCAAGGCCAAACCTGCCAAAGCTGCCAACAAGACACCACCCAAGTCCCCAGGAGAACCAGCCAAGGACAAGGCTGCTAAGAGGTTGTCACTGGAGTCAGAGGGTGCCAATGAGGGGGCAGCTGCAGCCCCTGAGCTCAGTGCCCTGGAGGAGGCCTTCCGGCGGTTCGCAGTTCATGGAGACACCAGGGCAACAGGGAAGGAGATGCATGGCAAGAACTGGTCGAAACTGTGCAAGGACTGCCACGTGATCGATGGGAAGAATGTGACTGTCACTGATGTGGACATTGTCTTCAGCAAGATCAA AGGGAAGTCCTGCAGGACCATCACTTTTGAGCAATTCCAGGAGGCGCTGGAGGAGCTGGCCAAGAAGCGGTTCAAGGATAAGAGCAGCGAGGAGGCTGTGCGTGAGGTGCACCGGCTCATTGAGGGACGATCACCAGTCATCTCTGGTGTCACG AAAGCTGTGTCCTCGCCTACGGTGTCACGGCTCACAGACACAACCAAGTTCACAGGCTCTCACAAAGAGCGCTTTGACCAATCAGGAAAGGGCAAGGGCAAAGCTGGCCGTGTGGACCTGGTGGATGAGTCAGGCTATGTGCCTGGCTACAAGCATGCAGGCACCTATGACCAGAAGGTGCAGGGGGGCAAGTAG